Within Triticum dicoccoides isolate Atlit2015 ecotype Zavitan chromosome 1B, WEW_v2.0, whole genome shotgun sequence, the genomic segment GCCCTCGTGGGGGAGAATCCTGAAGTTGCACGCCAACGTGACCAGGCTTTGGGAGGAGCCCTAAAATGTCAACGTTTCATCGCCACTATCATCAAGCTCCATCTACTCCAACGCGAGGACGCTTAGGCATGTTCACTGCCACTTGTCTTCAGTCCTCCGCCGCACCTTCCACCATGGTTGCTGCTCAGCATGCTTTTTTGCCACGATCACAACATTGCAATGCAGGTCGGGTTGGGACCAACCAGAAGGGTTTGTCCAAGAAAGAGGCGGAGGGGAGGCGAAAGTGGCTCACCATGCGATATTAACCCATAGACGAGGCCAGACCCGTTTACAACCTCATGGACAGTAGGCTCGTCAGAAAATAAGTAGCAAAAAAAAATGAAAATCTGATTTATTTTTTCTTGGCACCGGAGACGGTGGAGCGTGCGGGCTTTCGGGCATATGGGTGAGTGTGGGTGCAGTACTCAAGCGTCTGTGTTATTACCGTGTTTCTAGAAAAATATGGGGTCTTAAAAATGTTTCGTTTTTGAAGTTTGTTTGAGAGCCAATTTTGTGTTTGGCCCATGTGGCTCCGGCCCATGATCAAGTACGGCCTAGCCCGGTCCGGCCCGGCCCCTGGTGGGTGGTCACGGTGGCCCAGGGGCAGAACCATCAAGCCGTGCTGACCAGCCTGCGGCCACCAAGAGCCGGAGGCAGAGAGCAGAGACACAGAGACATAGAGCGATAAGCAGAGAGAGCTCCTCATCCGGCTGCTCCTGCTCCCTATATATAATCCCCAATTTCGTCTCCCAGCATATAAAGCCTCCCGATTTCGAACCCCCCATCCCCTCCCACTCCTCTCCCCCGATTCGCACCCTCTCCTCACCGCGCTCCGCTCCGCGACCTCCCGGATCTCGCCAAAATGATACAAAATAGTTTTATGTATTCTCAACTCCAGTTGTCAATTGTACTAGCCGCTTTGTTTCACAAGATATTAAGACAATGATTGAAAAAAAGTACTTTTTGAATCTTTTGAAACAATTAAAGGCCAGAAATAAAAAGAGTGTAAAGTAAGGTTGAAGTTGTTTCATAGATTcaattgtagcatttctcatacacATGCTGACACAAAATCACAAATTAATGATATAAATATGTTTCATACCTTTGGAGCCATTGACTATTGAATCTACAAGTTATCTTTAGACCTACATGGTGGGTTCATACGTGGTGCTCCCTGCAATGTGTGAAGGACTAGGATTCGATGGACTTTGGATGCAACCACTAGAAAGGTTCTCGCACTGGAGATGGTTGCACGAGATTTATTCAATCAGTTTGGATGACGGTTGATCAGTAATTGGTTATATGAATGAGTCAAGTAAATTTGTTACCCGTTGATGTTTGTTGAGTTCTATAGACACTTTGTACATCTTTGCGGATGCTTACTACATTTTTTTTCATTAAAGATAGCTGTTAATGTTTAAATATTCACACATATTCACTTTGTACACTTTGTCACATAGATTCACTTTGTAcaattcacccgcaaaaaaaaatcaCTTTGTACAATTAATATTTAAATGTTCCAAAAAATAATAATTGTGAATGTTTACAACAAATGTGTCTACAATCAGTTCAAACCCAAATTTAAAACACATAAAAAACACAAATCCATATGTGAACGGTGCTATTTTTGCTTTTGTCTTTGTACACTATTCAACCCCAATACAATGTGTATTCACGCACTATACATACACATGGAAACAGGAGCAAAGAAAGCCGGCAAAGGGGAGCACCAGGTGGCCAGGCCAACAAGACACACCATGGGCATCAAGCACACACAAAACAAAGGTCGATCTTCGTGGCAAGGCAATCATAGTCCAGCAAGTTTAAGTCTCTTATATTGGATACGTATATGCGCAAATCCTGAAGAACATAAGATATGTATAGATATTGGTAAAACTGGACCTGTTGTACAGGTGACTTGTTCCTACAATCTTATCGAATCTGCACCATGTAGTCTGTAAACTTCTGGGCGTAAGACCATGGGCATGCAAAAAAGGCATCACCTACGGTATTTTCACCTAAAACATGGTAAAAGAGATCGCTTAAACCTCAACATTAGCAGTGTACAAATTATTTACCTCTGGCAGTAGCTACCAATGTCTTGCGGTCACCTGATCCTTTCCCATATATTTTTCTTGGTTAGCTGAACAGTAACCTTTCTGATGTGACCGATCTTCACAAGATCCTCGTTCGGTTCTTCTCCCTTTCGCCGAAGGCTCTCCAAGAGTTCTTCTCCAGTGTTTACCAGGCGTAGGTCTTCAAGGTCCCTAAGGTGCTCGATGCCGTCGGGGAGAGCCTTCAATTCAGGACAATCATCGAACAGCAGCGAAACAAGGATTGCCATCGCGCCATCTTCTATTTCAGTTTGGTTGAGCTTGTGGCAGCCAACAATCCCTAGGATCCGCAGTTTTGGAAATGATCCTGAGTAGAAGTGCAGCTTCTTCCCTACAAAGGCCTTGAAAAGCTCAAGATGGTATAAACCATGTAACTCTAGCAGACTGAAGAACGACTCCTCGTCGATGTTGGAGAATGACAGTTGCAACCGTGTGAGGCTCTTGAGGTGGGACCAAGGCATCGATGTTCTCCCTGGCTGCCCGTGTAAACCAAGCCAAGAAACGTTCGGAGGTAAACACAGACGTTCCAGCAACACCTCGCCACCCGTAGCAAAAATGTCCAGATGAACAAGGTGTCTCATTTTTGTGATAGCATTGCACAGATAAGAAGAGTGTTCGCTTTTGATGTTGCAAACACCGAATGTTCTTAGCTCTGTCAAAGCTTCAAGTTCATGCAGCATCTTCAAGGTTGCTTCCACATATTGCAGAGCTCGCAATGACGTCAAGTGCCGCATACCATTGGGCACCTTGACTCCAGCACAGTGATCATATTCTAGCCCACCACCACCAGTACATGCATAAAAGTACCTCAGCTTGTGAAGCTTTACCACGCTGTTTGGTAAAGATGACAGTTCAGTGTTGTAAGCATCCAAGACCTGTAGGTTTTGTAACCTCCCTATTGCTTCAGGCAAATTCTGAATACCAGTATGTCTGAGGCCCAAGTACCGCAAATTAAACAAGTCAAACACTTAATTAGGCAGCATTTTGATACGTGCACCTTGCAGATCCAACATCGACAGCAGCCTCGAAGATGATAGGATAGACTTGAGCAAATTAATACTGATACGAGTCTCAAATACATGGAGTGCACGGAAATGCGTTCCACAAGATTGACTTAGCTGTTCAATGTTTTCACTCTGGATCGATATACGACGTGTGCCTTCTACAGAGAATGCACCGGATCCATCATAAACTTTTCCAAAGCATTCCTCCCTGGCTTTGTTGAGAGCAAGAAGGCGTATAACATCATGCATCCGGCAGCATTTTAATCGTCCACCGCTATTCCTCGCCACTACCTGTAGTAGGCTTCGATTCACAAGCTCGGTCAAGCATCCCTCTGCCACTTCCTCTAATGTTCTGTTATCCTTTGCTCTGACAAATCCAGCTTGTAGGTGAACTCATCAACGACATCCTCGATCTCGAAAGCGAAGCCCCTGATCTTCTCGACAAAGATGCCGGTGGTCTCATCGGTGTCCTTGAACCGCTCCGCTCGTTGCAGATAACCCTGCATGCTCTCCAGCTCATCCTTGGCTTCACGGATCTCACCAAAAAGTCCATCAAGGGCAGATGCTTCCTTGAAGAGCAGCGAGGAACCGAAGGTCACCGTCTCCTTCGCTAAGGCCACACCAAGCTTGGAGACCAGCAATCCTACAATTGCCTCTGCCATGGTAGTTGCTTGTGCTTGGTCGAGAGCTAGGAGGTTACAGGTGGATGTGAGTACAGAGTGGTTCCTGCCTTTCTGGCCTTGTGGGTGGTTGCGTTCTTCTGAGTGTTAGGTGACTAATCAGATAACCAAAAGCTGGTCAGAGTAAGCTGATAGGTTGGCCCAAATAAATTATACGTAGTTGAACAACTAACTTGTTAATCAATGGACTAATTATATACCACTAGCAGCCATCAGCAGACACCTTCACACACTACCAAGCCTAGAGACGCTTGGAGAAGTATAGTAAACAAATGCAAGTGATCAGTAAGGAAATTTCGTCTACATTGTTCTAAACTGGGGTTGTTGGCTTTCGAGTGGCGCACTCGCAATCAAATATCCATTGCATCCTAGCTGACTTGCTGGCATCCAATGTGTCGGGCGTTAATTTACTAGGGAACAAGCAATAGATTTAAAAAATTGTCTTGCCATAGGATGCGTTCAATCAAACTTTTACAGTATCTATCTTCACAAACATCTCAATTTGCCATGCGAAAACAGGAGCAGGTTTGTGTGAAAGGGGACATGCCGGTGTAAAATTAAAGACAAAGAAAAAGGACACTAGGGGCTTGTCTGGGCTTCTTTGGAGCATGCCAATTCACAAGTGATTTATTGATTCTTGTTCATGCCATCGGAACACGCACACAGAGACAGAAACTATAGGGATTTTAATCGGCTTCCCGGCGAACCTCATGTCCCGCAGGGTAACAGGCGGCGTAGGAGCTGAGGTAGCGCGCCACCGTCGCCACAAGCTGCCATCCCACCGTGCCGCTATGGCGCTATGGTCGCTCCTGGCTCCCGTCGGCAGCCTCCGCTCGCTTTGGTAATTCTGGAATCTGCGTCATACAATCAGGAAGGAAAGATCAAGTTTTGAGGGTTAGTTCAGAAAGGTACGGGCATTTTCAAGGGCGTTCATCAAATTAGCTCCCCCGTTGTCCGCAAAAACCAGGGTACCCAACGCCAACGGCGTCCCCAAAATGCTACCCTTCTCATGTTCcaggcatttcgtcgaacaggtcGCGTGCGTGGACCAGGCGACCACAGACAGAGAGCACTCACGCGAGCAGCGGCCACCGAGGAAGAGCACGCTCGCCCTGGTCGCCGGTGCCCTCTGCGCACTAGCGCGCACGCGCCCTGGTGAGAGTTCGGCACGCCCTCGGGAGACATGGCGGAGCAGCGGCATGCCGCGCGAGGGAAACGAACGGAGGGCGGGGCGACGGCTGCTGGCCGTGCGAGGGAGGGGCGGAGCGGCGGTTCACCCCCGTGGGCAAGCTCGAGGCGCAGGCAGCCTGGGCGGGCGTGAGCTCGAGGGCGCCGACGACCAGGGCGAGCACGAGCTCCGGTGGCGGGGGGGGCGGGTGGCAGGGCGGCTCCGACGGCCAGCTGTCCGGACACAAGTTTTACAATCCAACCGCGTCCAATTTTAGAACTCCCACACCCCTGTTTCACCCAAAAACCCGGGACACCGTGTCTCATCCCTTTTCTGTTTCTCCGCGTCTGCTTTACCACCGCGTAGGTACCATCCGCCCCTGTGATAATCACCACGCCCATGCTAAATTTGTTTGGCCCTTCTTTGAATCAATGGATTCGGGAATGGGGTATATATACGGGCATTACGTGGATGAAACAGCGATGATGTAGGCGGTCCTTAAGACGTGAAGCAAGCGAAAGAGAATGTTTTCAATTTCAAGGGATCGATGAGGGTCATTGAGTGCTCAATCGGAACAGGGCACGGGGCTATTTGACGCTGATGGACGACTTCTTTGCCCCTGATGCCCTATTCCAATGGCGAAGCCAGGAATTAAAGATTAGGGAGGACACAGACTTTGGATTACAGGGGCCAAATTACACTAATGCATGTATTATTCTCTAGATTCTGCACTGTTCACCGCTAAATTAGTACCAAATcaatgatgttaggggggcagggcccctgctggtccccctgtctccgccactgacCTATTCGCTAAAAAAATTAGATGGCGCTTTCGAATGCAAAAGAATGCCTTCGGTCGCGTCTATCATGGCATGGCGTCTGTTTATTTGATGACTACTTCATTTGAAGAAGGATGTCGTAGGAAGGATTGGATTATCCGGTTACCAGAAGTGCACGATCGCATAGCGGATGCTTTCATATGGCACGCCCGAAGATTCCTGGGGTGAATATTTTCGGATGTCTAAGAGCACACGCGGAGACACCATGGTCAGATTTGCTATTGCCGTGGTCGGGGTGTTTGGTTCTCAGTACTTGAGAGAACCAACTTTCACTGACACCGAGAGGCTCTTGGCAATGTCCAAAGCAAGGGGTGGCCAGGTTTGCTCGGATCTCTTGACTTCATGCATTAGAGATGGAAGAACTGTCCAAAAGCTCCACAAAGGCAATATCAGAGTCATGTTAAGAAGCTCACCATCATTCTTCAAGCATTTGCATCACATGATCTAGGTTTGTGTCCTGGTTAGGAAGACGAGATGGTGACGCCTCcctaaagatggaataaggttctcaccGCCTAGCCCATATCCCGgtggtgtgtctagcatcgtcagtgggcgtgtggaggtgtgtctccgacggatctgtctttggtggatttgctcggatttgATCGTAGTTCGTCTACATTGTGTCTTCAGGACGGATCTTTCTGATCTACGCTACTGTTCAATAGTGGCGGTTTCTATTCTGCTgtgttggtcctatggggccttagcacgacgacttcccgactgtctatcacaacaagttttgcccggctctAGTAAGGGAGGGACGATGGCAGCGTGCCTTCGGTtcgcttcagtgtttgtagtcgtcgtATGTGTTTTACAGATCTGGGTGTAACTTTTATCATTTCtaatgttcgttgtactgccatgattgaagatggatCGAAAGTATTCTCCCAAAAAATGGGCATGACTACAACATGGGTTACTTTCTGGTTGTCAATATCTATCAAGTGTGGCTACCTTTGTAAAGTCCATCTATGATCCAGTTGGTCAGAAAAGGTCTAAAAGACAAGAAGCAGCTAAAAGGATGTGGAAAGGGCATTTGGAATGCTTCAAGCCCGTTTTACAGTTACTTGTGGACCTGTTAAACTAGGTGACCCGAAGACCTTGTCGAAAGTGATGACTTATTGTATGATCATACACAACATAAATGTGTGGGATGAGGATAAAGATGCTTCGGCAGCTCTTGAATTTAAGAACATGGGCGATCCTAGTGAACTTTCAAATTAGAATCCGGCTGCATTTGACAAGTTTATTTAAATACATCAGCAAATTCGGCATCTAAACAACTCATGAGGAACCAACTTCTGTACGGTTTTGACCTGCCGCCGGCCGCCTATTACCTGCTAATTTCAATCAGTACACAACAAGCCGGAAAGCTGATTTCAATCAGAGTCGATACTTGTGAGTATGGTTGAATTCTGGTGACGCCTGACTTTGTTACGCCCTACACACTGTTTAAGCGAATGGATGATTATATAAAAAAAATCTTCTTAACTAGTACGTACtccttccgtccgaaaatacttgtcatcaaaatgaattaaAAGGGATGTatatagaactaaaataagtctagatacaccgccttttattcattttgatgacaagtatttccggacggagggagtatatgtctaAATTTTTTAGACTCTGCTCTGGGAGATGCCACCAAACTTTTGGATGGAATCAATTCAAACTAGGCCAATTGGCATGCTATAAAAGAGCTCCAACTGGTAGTAGTTCGCTGGAGAGTATCCACATGTTGCACGCCGACAACAAAGTGTGTTGCGTTAGGACTCAGAAGTCTGTCGCCACCCTCGGGCGAGCATACACAATTCATGAACAAGCTATTTTTAAATTCGGCGTTCATTTtacaattcatgaactttttattaTACTCATGAACTAGTTTTCAAAATTTCCGAACCTTTTTAAAAAATCAATAATCATTTTTTCAAACATCATGAATGTTTTTGAATccgtgaacatttttctaaaattcATGAATACTTTTTaaaaacaattctaactttttttaaATAACATGAGCTAGTTTAAAAAATTGCAATATTTTCATGAAAAAATTGCAAacatttgaacattttttaaatacgagAACAATTTCAGGTGTGTGAACATTTCTTGGAATTAAAAGAAATCAAATTCATGAATTTTTGAAATCttagaacatttttcaaaatcacgAATTATTTTTTAAAACTTGGAACATTTCTCAAAAGTGTGAATATTTTTTGAagttggaacattttttgaaataactATTGTTTTAAACCTGGGAAAATTTAACAAATTCACGAATATTTTTGGAAATTCAGAATAGTTTTTCCGACTCATGCTTGTTTAAAAATTCTTGAATATTTGTTGAACTTGAGAACAAAAGACCCAAAACATTTTTGAAAcatgatttttaaaaaaaattaagtgaacaaaaaagcaaaataaaatgaaataGGGGAGCCCCACCCTGCATATGGGCCATTCAAAAGCTAGCCGGGGGGGGGGCATGTTTTTCTCTATTCCCTGCCTAGGTCAAGAAATAGGAGCTCCCTAGCCCCGATAATGCTCTCAAGGAGACCATCCACAAGTTCCACGCTGACGCGAGCATGATGTATAGGACCCATGAGATGAGAGCAGTCCACTGGGACATGTTTTTCAAATTCCAAATGTTTTTTGAAATTTGAAAtagtttttcaaattcatgaacattttttgtatgtcagaacatgttttcaaatttgcAAACATTCTAATtattttttgaatatttttcaaaattgtgaacactttttaaagaagaaaaaacaaagaaatcgAAGAAAAGGAAACATGGGAGCCCCACCCTGCATATTGGCCGGCCGAAAGCTGGTGCGGGGGGAAGGGGGATGCGTGTTTCCTCTCTATTCTCCGTGGATGTCAGGGAATAGGAGCTCTCTTGCCCTAACTATGCTCTCAACTAGTTCCATGCTGACATGAGCATGATGTATAGGACCCACAAGAGGGTAGGAGTCCACTGGAGATGATCCACATGCTACAGGGCGACACGAGTGTGCCGTCCCACGCCAATGAGACGTCAGGACCCAGGAGTTTGTCACCACTCTCACGGAGAGCATACACAATTCATGGAAAAATTATCTCTAGATTCCGCATTCATTTTATTTTAATTCATTAGCCTTTTTCTAAACCCATGAACTAGCACCCCAAAACATGCGAACGTTTGTCAAAAAATTCTCCAGCATTTTCTCCTTTAGGCCTGGCTAAGATGAAAAACGGACTTCGGCCAGTCAAATCAATGCATGCACACAACACTTCAATCAGAGTCAAAGCCATCCTAGCCCGgcctggcccggcccggcccaCAGTGGCCCATGGCTCGTGGCCTAGGGGCAGAACCGTCAACCCGTGCCGAGCAGCCAGAGCCAGCATGCGGCCACCAAGAGCCGGAGTCAGAGAGCAGAGACAGAAGATAGTGATATGGCTAGATTTTTACTCCTCTAACCGGTTTCAGGAGATCGGGTAGAGATGCCCTCAGGACAGTCTCAGGACGTTTTCCGGTTCACCTTGCCATGTGCATTAGGCCCAGATTCGTTTCGAGCTTGGCCCTTTCACGTATACGGGGGGAGTTGGGTTCACGTGGTTAATTTTATGGACGCTTGTAAGACCGTCAACCTCTTGGCAATGGTGAAAGCAAAGGATGGGCGCTCCTATTTGGCGCGCTATGCGCTGGCCAGCGAGCCAATGCGCACCCTCCTTCCTACCTGCACCCCCTTTTGAGTTGGCCCATGCACGGGACGGGCTGCTGCGCCCGGTttttcccccttttttttctttttgttttttcttttatgtttttgtTTTTATTATGAAAAATAATTTGGGATTTCAACAAGTACCAAATTTTAACAAATGATTTTTTAAAAATATTCAGGAAAGCATAGAACGTTCAtggattcaaaaaaatgttcatgattttagaaAAAGCATCGCGTATTCAAAAAGATCGCGTGTTTGAAACATGTTTGTGCATTTGAAAAAATAttcgtgaattcaaaaaatgttcttgaaatTTTAAAATATGTGCAAAAATCGGATAGTGATTGTGAATAAAAAATTACTAACTCAGAAAATGACAAAATGTACACCGATTCAAAAAATGCTCCTTATTGACAAAAAAATTTGTGTGCATTTCAAGAAAATATTCGTCAAACAAACAACTTTTATGATTTTGAAAAATTGTTtctaaatttcaaaaaatgtttttattttcaaaacaaaatgttcacattttcaaaaaatatCTTCACGAAGTCGAAAACTGTTCAGAATTTTTTAAAGATGCTCGTGAGTTTGTAAGACATTCACGATTTCATTAAAAAATGTTCGCGAAAATGAAATTTATTCGTTGATTTCAGTCTATTAGTAGTTTAGTATTAATGCTATTATGCATACATATCAAATTATGCATGATCGCAAAAGGACTAGTACCATATATGTGTTTGTTTTAAATAAAGTAATatatttttttgttctttttatgaTCTAAAAAATCACTATTAAAGCTTGAAAAAACAAGGTTTAATTCTGGCGCTGCCACTGTGCATATTTATTACATATAACTTTCCTGATTCATTTTCTTTAATCCACTCAGGGGCAAGATGGTCGAAATAAGGCAGAAAATATCATTCTTGGTATACGGGATGTGAGTTATTTGCGGGGTAAAAAGGACCAAGGGCATATGAAACATTACACGA encodes:
- the LOC119316407 gene encoding disease resistance protein RPM1-like, whose product is MRHLTSLRALQYVEATLKMLHELEALTELRTFGVCNIKSEHSSYLCNAITKMRHLVHLDIFATGGEVLLERLCLPPNVSWLGLHGQPGRTSMPWSHLKSLTRLQLSFSNIDEESFFSLLELHGLYHLELFKAFVGKKLHFYSGSFPKLRILGIVGCHKLNQTEIEDGAMAILVSLLFDDCPELKALPDGIEHLRDLEDLRLVNTGEELLESLRRKGEEPNEDLVKIGHIRKVTVQLTKKNIWERIR